The following are encoded in a window of Pseudomonas multiresinivorans genomic DNA:
- a CDS encoding universal stress protein has translation MIRSILYATDLGLYAPYVLQHALSLARAYGAEVYVVHAVEPLGLFAESVLQTYLDEGTLNEMRTNGLTNVMGSIEQRVMEGFRDELGEARQDAELIRSVRVVQGDAPMVILDEAKRLGVDIIVAGSHSHGEGLNTPLGRTAGRLVQLAEVPVYLVPMLQHR, from the coding sequence ATGATCCGATCGATTCTTTACGCCACTGACCTCGGTCTCTACGCCCCCTACGTCCTTCAGCACGCACTTTCGCTGGCCCGCGCCTACGGAGCCGAGGTGTATGTCGTGCACGCGGTGGAGCCGCTGGGGCTGTTCGCCGAGTCCGTCCTGCAGACCTATCTGGACGAAGGCACGCTGAACGAGATGCGCACCAATGGCCTGACCAACGTCATGGGCAGCATCGAGCAGCGGGTGATGGAGGGGTTCCGCGACGAACTGGGGGAAGCGCGCCAGGACGCCGAACTGATCCGCTCGGTGCGCGTGGTGCAGGGGGATGCGCCGATGGTGATTCTCGATGAAGCCAAGCGCCTGGGCGTCGACATCATAGTCGCCGGCAGCCACAGCCACGGGGAGGGGCTGAACACGCCACTGGGGCGCACCGCCGGGCGGCTCGTGCAACTGGCCGAGGTGCCGGTCTACCTGGTACCGATGCTGCAGCATCGCTGA
- a CDS encoding 5'-nucleotidase, giving the protein MAKGLGDKLVVAISSRALFDLRESHQVYESEGVEAYRQYQIAREDEVLPPGDAFALVQKLLALNGGTDSAPVEVILVSRNSADTGLRVFNSIQHYGLGISRAAFVGGRSPYPYLKAFNCHLFLSTHIEDVRNALDAGFAAATILSGGTRREANGELRFAFDGDAVLFSDDSERVYQQGGLEAFQTHERESAREPLGGGPFKPFLAALNRVQQAFPQESCPIRTALVTARSAPAHERVIRTLREWDIRLDESLFLGGLDKAAFLEAFAADVFFDDQPMHCEKAREVVATGHVPHGVSNEKKVAG; this is encoded by the coding sequence CGATCTGCGGGAAAGCCATCAGGTCTATGAAAGCGAGGGTGTCGAGGCCTATCGCCAATATCAGATCGCCCGCGAGGACGAAGTCCTGCCGCCAGGTGATGCATTCGCCCTGGTGCAGAAGCTGCTGGCCCTCAATGGCGGGACCGACAGCGCGCCGGTGGAGGTCATCCTGGTCTCGCGCAACAGTGCCGACACCGGCCTGCGCGTGTTCAACTCCATCCAGCATTACGGCCTGGGCATCTCGCGCGCCGCCTTCGTCGGCGGTCGCAGCCCCTATCCGTACCTCAAGGCGTTCAACTGCCACCTGTTTCTCTCGACCCACATCGAGGATGTGCGCAACGCGCTGGATGCCGGCTTCGCCGCGGCAACCATCCTCTCCGGCGGCACCCGCCGGGAGGCCAATGGCGAGCTGCGGTTTGCCTTCGACGGCGATGCCGTGCTGTTCTCCGACGACTCCGAACGCGTCTACCAGCAGGGCGGGCTTGAAGCTTTCCAGACCCACGAGCGCGAGTCCGCCCGCGAGCCGCTGGGCGGCGGGCCGTTCAAGCCCTTCCTGGCGGCGCTGAACCGGGTGCAGCAGGCTTTCCCGCAGGAGTCCTGCCCGATCCGCACTGCTCTCGTCACTGCGCGGTCCGCCCCGGCCCACGAGCGGGTGATCCGCACCCTGCGCGAGTGGGACATCCGCCTGGACGAATCGCTGTTCCTCGGTGGTCTGGACAAGGCCGCTTTCCTCGAAGCCTTCGCCGCGGACGTGTTTTTCGACGACCAGCCGATGCACTGCGAGAAGGCCCGGGAGGTGGTGGCTACCGGCCATGTCCCCCATGGTGTGAGCAACGAGAAGAAGGTCGCCGGATAG